From one Drosophila subpulchrella strain 33 F10 #4 breed RU33 chromosome 3L, RU_Dsub_v1.1 Primary Assembly, whole genome shotgun sequence genomic stretch:
- the LOC119554419 gene encoding integrator complex subunit 10: MSSNEENELYMVKEAQRLRKSDPCAAMAWIITAKTLYPNAFNLQYEAYLLERDGKNYEEAAKCFSVIATNFPNQHTELWQEINALTNALRNESENTPEHEFYVKMYKHLTPEVQHNIFMHTINHSADNLERVYIYILMFNKFPKSALTQAPRLLEMLAEGMKTDPDLYQRILVEEVLPMIQNKPPELSPNLACRLYTSSLEYYLRQIMDESDTADAWKNIFKVLMICGQMMGWEPFLPFSKHVNQNVYWEKLVDILSGSPAGSSQVLFYATTLFIYSLHGYIRNCKLRIEDADVSHVLVEGFMEWSPESDGSEVPSMEPPKFSLTTAISPELSKAFLHAAQCWQLLNTDQFQRDFSQLMLALPLAPWISRFLFDLAIYFGHRDEANKLMADMTTQSSLVQSLQILSLNLMQGSMTLQGFQCILKILSELPATQGQLLENMSLKGHRHMVFLPLTRSALVQYCVGAIISRLSRKVYEPNCPDRLLGDLLVLQQLNLLNDVLLTQQIFNLIKQRKSFNLRTLSTYIIAIDLIEELSHIWNSQQEDNFELTSSPISSGTPTATSGAGGSQTRRIGTRGADKGARDEFKAITRQQIARCNENVITLLANFISQEHLMLAQHIFGISQPVETIVIK; encoded by the exons ATGTCCAGCAACGAGGAAAATGAGTTGTACATGGTCAAGGAGGCGCAAAGGCTTCGAAAATCCGATCCCTGTGCGGCTATGGCCTGGATAATCACGGCCAAAACTCTGTACCCCAATGCCTTCAATCTGCAGTACGAGGCTTACCTATTGGAACGCGATGGTAAAAACTATGAGGAAGCGGCCAAATGTTTCAGCGTTAT AGCCACCAACTTTCCGAATCAACACACAGAACTGTGGCAGGAGATCAATGCCCTTACAAATGCCCTCAGAAATGAGAGTGAGAATACGCCGGAGCACGAGTTCTACGTGAAAATGTACAAACATCTAACTCCCGAGGTCCAGCACAATATATTCATGCACACCATCAACCACAGTGCCGACAATCTGGAGCGCGTCTATATCTACATACTGATGTTCAACAAGTTCCCCAAATCGGCGCTAACTCAAGCCCCCAGATTGCTGGAAATGCTGGCTGAGGGCATGAAGACGGATCCGGATCTTTATCAGAGGATTCTTGTGGAAGAGGTACTGCCGATGATCCAAAATAAGCCCCCAGAACTCTCGCCCAATCTCGCCTGTCGTCTATATACCAGTTCTCTAGAGTATTATCTGCGTCAGATCATGGATGAATCGGATACGGCGGATGCCTGGAAGAACATCTTCAAGGTCCTGATGATCTGTGGGCAAATGATGGGCTGGGAACCCTTCTTACCCTTTAGCAAGCACGTCAACCAGAATGTCTACTGGGAAAAACTGGTGGATATACTTTCTGGAAGTCCTGCGGGCAGCTCCCAGGTTTTATTCTACGCCACCACCTTGTTTATTTACTCCCTGCATGGTTATATACGGAATTGCAAGTTGCGGATCGAGGATGCCGATGTTAGCCATGTTTTGGTAGAGGGATTCATGGAATGGTCACCGGAAAGCGATGGCTCTGAAGTGCCCAGCATGGAGCCGCCCAAATTCTCCCTGACCACCGCTATAAGTCCGGAACTATCCAAGGCCTTTTTGCACGCCGCCCAGTGCTGGCAGTTGCTCAATACGGATCAGTTTCAAAGGGATTTCAGTCAACTAATGCTAGCTCTGCCACTGGCCCCCTGGATCTCCAGGTTCCTCTTCGATTTGGCCATATATTTCGGGCACCGGGATGAGGCCAACAAGCTAATGGCAGACATGACCACTCAGAGCAGCCTGGTGCAAAGTCTGCAGATCCTAAGTCTTAATCTGATGCAGGGGAGCATGACT CTTCAGGGCTTCCAGTGCATTCTGAAGATCCTCTCCGAGTTGCCCGCCACCCAGGGTCAACTTTTGGAAAACATGTCGCTCAAGGGTCACCGCCACATGGTTTTCCTGCCCCTCACTCGATCCGCTTTGGTTCAATATTGCGTGGGAGCCATCATCAGCAGACTGAGCCGAAAGGTTTACGAACCCAACTGCCCAGATCGATTGCTTGGGGATCTCCTGGTGCTTCAGCAACTGAATCTGCTCAACGATGTACTGCTCACCCAACAAATCTTTAACTTGATTAAGCAGCGCAAGTCGTTCAATCTGCGCACCCTATCCACCTATATAATTGCCATTGATTTGATTGAGGAGCTCTCGCACATTTGGAACTCGCAGCAGGAGGATAACTTCGAGTTGACCAGCTCACCCATTTCCAGTGGCACACCCACAGCGACAAGTGGAGCTGGTGGCTCCCAAACGCGAAGAATTGGAACTCGCGGAGCGGACAAGGGAGCCAGGGATGAATTTAAGGCCATAACTCGCCAGCAGATTGCCCGTTGCAATGAGAATGTGATCACTTTGCTGGCGAATTTCATTAGCCAGGAACATCTGATGCTGGCGCAACACATCTTCGGGATCAGCCAGCCCGTGGAGACTATTGTGATTAAGTGA